Proteins found in one Oryza glaberrima chromosome 4, OglaRS2, whole genome shotgun sequence genomic segment:
- the LOC127771665 gene encoding NAC domain-containing protein 7-like translates to MDAFSHVPPGFRFHPTDEELVDYYLRKKVALKKIDLDVIKDIDLYKIEPWDLQEQCKIGNEEQNEWYFFSHKDKKYPTGTRTNRATTAGFWKATGRDKPIYVKNCLVGMRKTLVFYRGRAPNGQKSDWIMHEYRLETNEYGAPQEEGWVVCRVFKKRVATVQRAAGDGGDSPFWFNEHVAFMAPAPGLDSPYHGHRQSHPCKLEVEYHHHLLPQEAAPFMHLPRLESPKLPAADIIGATAASSALQPCGHTTAQQLQLQIEPVYVTADASAADWRDLDKLVASQFGHGDSTAKEPSYCNPVQVFQVEGKQEDSLDYVSTSASCGGEEDLWK, encoded by the exons ATGGACGCATTCTCCCATGTCCCGCCAGGTTTTCGTTTCCACCCTACTGACGAGGAACTCGTGGATTACTACCTTAGGAAGAAGGTAGCACTGAAGAAGATAGACTTGGACGTCATAAAAGATATTGATCTGTACAAAATTGAGCCTTGGGACCTACAAG AACAATGCAAGATTGGAAACGAGGAGCAGAACGAGTGGTACTTCTTCAGCCACAAGGACAAGAAGTACCCGACGGGCACACGCACCAACAGGGCGACCACTGCCGGCTTTTGGAAGGCCACCGGGAGGGACAAGCCGATCTATGTCAAGAACTGCCTTGTTGGGATGAGGAAGACATTGGTTTTCTACAGGGGCCGGGCTCCCAACGGACAGAAGTCGGACTGGATCATGCACGAGTATCGCTTGGAGACCAACGAATACGGAGCTCCCCAA GAGGAAGGATGGGTGGTCTGCAGGGTGTTCAAGAAGCGAGTCGCGACGGTGCAaagggcggccggcgacggcggcgactcaCCTTTCTGGTTCAACGAGCACGTCGCGTTCATGGCGCCGGCGCCAGGCCTCGACTCGCCGTACCATGGCCACCGCCAGAGCCACCCTTGCAAGCTGGAGGTAGAGTatcaccaccacctccttcctCAGGAGGCGGCGCCGTTCATGCACCTCCCAAGGCTGGAGAGCCCCAAGCTACCGGCCGCCGACATCATTGGCGCCACCGCAGCGTCGTCCGCTCTCCAGCCGTGCGGCCACACGACggcgcagcagctgcagctgcagatcGAGCCGGTCTACGTGACGGCCGATGCGTCGGCAGCAGATTGGAGGGATCTTGACAAGCTGGTGGCGTCTCAGTTCGGCCACGGCGACTCGACTGCGAAGGAGCCCAGTTACTGCAATCCGGTGCAGGTGTTTCAGGTCGAGGGGAAGCAGGAGGATAGCTTGGATTACGTGTCCACGTCTGCCTCctgcggaggggaggaggattTGTGGAAATAG